AGGTATTGCAGATGCCGATGATCGGCTTGCCATGGAACTGATGGTCGGCAATGCCCTGGTTCTTCATCCAGCTGCGGTACATGAAGCCGTTCTTGTCGGCGGTACCGAACCACTGGGCGGAGCGTAGGCCGGGCTTTTTATCAGACATGATCGATTCTCTTATTGTATGACTATATGTTCTGAGCGTGGTTAAACATAAGCGCAAAATCGCTGCTTTGGAAGAGTTGTTTTGCAAATAGTCCTACTATATAGTTCTTCTCAACTGAGGTATGACCCTGGCGGATTTCCGCGAGAGGCGTCCCCCGAGCTTCTATAAAAACAACAAATCGGAGATCGACCCATGAGCCAGGAATTGCGGCTTATTCGGCGCATCACGCTGAAACTGATTCCCTTCCTGATCCTGCTGTACCTGATCGCCTACGTGGACCGTTCAGCCGTGGGCTTCGCCAAGCTGCACATGGGCGCTGACGTCGGCATCGGCGATGCGGCCTATGGCCTGGGCGCCGGGTTGTTCTTCATTGGCTACTTCCTGTTCGAGATTCCCAGCAACCTGATGCTCGACCGCTTCGGCGCGCGGCGCTGGTTCGCCCGCATCATGATCACCTGGGGCACCATCACCATCGGCATGGCCTTCGTGCAGGGGCCGCACAGCTTCTATGTGATGCGCTTTCTGCTCGGCGCGGCCGAGGCGGGGTTCTTTCCGGGCGTGCTTTATTACATTACGCAGTGGTTCCCGGTGCGCCACCGCGGCAAGATCCTCGGGCTGTTCATCCTCTCCCAACCCATTGCCATGATGATCACCGGCCCCGTGTCCGGCGGCCTGCTGGGCCTGGACGGCACCCTTGGCCTGCACGGCTGGCAGTGGCTGTTCATCGTGATCGGCACCCCGGCGATCCTGCTGACCTGGCCGGTACTGCGCTACCTGCCGGACGGCCCCAAGCAGGTCAACTGGATGAGCGAGGACGAGAAAGCCTGGCTCACCGGTGAGTTGAACAAAGACCTGCAAGCCTACGGCCAGACCCGCCACGGCAACCCGCTGCATGCCCTCAAGGACAAGCGCGTGCTGCTGCTGGCGCTGTTCTACCTGCCGGTGACCTTGAGCATCTATGGCCTGGGCCTGTGGTTGCCGACCTTGATCAAGCAGTTCGGCGGCAGTGACCTGACCACCGGTTTCATCTCCGCCGTGCCCTATATCTTCGGCATCATCGGCCTGCTGATCATCCCGCGCAGTTCCGACCGCCTGAATGACCGCTATGGCCACCTCGCCGTGCTTTATGTACTCGGCGCCATCGGCCTGTTTTCAAGCGCCTGGCTGAACGCGCCGGTGCTGCAGATGGCGGCGCTGTGCCTGGCTGCCTTTGCGATGTTTTCCTGCACGGCAGTGTTCTGGACCTTGCCGGGCCGCTTCTTCGCCGGTGCCAGTGCGGCGGCCGGTATCGCCTTGATCAACTCGGTGGGCAACCTCGGCGGCTACATCGGCCCGTTCGTGATTGGTGCGCTCAAGGAATACACCGGCAACCTGGCCTCGGGCTTGTACTTCTTGTCCGGCGTGATGCTGTTCGGGCTGGTGCTGACCTTGGTGGTCTACCACCTGCTGGAGCGCAAGCATGTGCTGCCCGCCGACCAATTCGCCGCCAGCGCCCGTGGCGCTACACGTACTTAATTCAGGAGAAATGGCATGCGTTTAGTTCAGTTCGAGTTGCCCAACGGCGAACGCCGCGTCGGCGTAGTGCAAGGCACACAGCTGCGCGAAGTTCAGGCTGCGCGCAGCGTGCGCGAGTTGGCCCTGGCCGCCATCGAAGCCGGGGTTGGCCTGGAGCAGCAGGTGAACAGCCTTGGCCTGGGCGACAGCCACGACTACGCCGCTCTGCTGGCCGACCTCAAGGTACTGCCGCCGTTGGATCACCCGGACCCTGCGCACATGCTGATCAGCGGCACCGGCCTGACCCACCTGGGCAGCGCCTCGGCGCGGGACAAAATGCACCAGGCCGGCGACGACACCGCCTTGACCGACACCATGCGCATCTTCAAATGGGGCGTTGAGGGCGGCAAGCCAGCCGCCGGCCAGGCAGGCGTGCAACCGGAGTGGTTCTACAAGGGCGACGGCAGCACCGTTGTCCGCCCTGGCGCCGCCTTCCCGGTACCGCCATTTGCCGAAGACGCGGGCGAAGAGCCGGAAATCGGCGGCCTCTACGTGATCGGCCCCGACAGCAAGCCTTATCGCGTGGGCTTTGCGGTAGGTAACGAGTTCTCCGACCATGTGATGGAACGCAAGAACTACCTGTACCTGGCCCATTCCAAACTGCGCAGTTGCAGCTACGGGCCGGAATTGCGCGTGGGCGAGTTGCCCCAGCATCTGGCAGGCACCAGCCGCATCCTGCGCAACGGCGAAGAAATCTGGCGGAACGAATTCCTCAGCGGCGAGGCCAATATGTGCCACAGCCTGGAAAACCTCGAATACCACCACTTCAAATACCGCCAGTTCCTCAAGCCCGGCGATGTGCACATTCACTTCTTCGGCACCGCCACCTTGTCATTTGCCGACGGTATACGTACCCAGGCCGGCGATGTGTTCGAGATCACCCAGGCTGAATTCGGCGCGCCGCTGGTCAACCGTGTCGGCAGCAGTGATGCGGCATTCGAACCCGGCAACGTCATTACCCTTTAAAGGAGAGCCCCATGCCTCAGTTTCTTGGCCACAACTACATCGGCGGCCAGCGCAGCGCCAACGGCAGCATCACGCTGCAAAGCGTCTACGCGGCCACCGGCGAAGCCTTGCCCCAGAATTTCTATCAGGCGACCCCACAGGAAGTCGATGCCGCCGCCAAGGCTGCCGCCGCAGCTTACCCGGCTTACCGCGCCTTGAGCGCTGCGCGCCGGGCACAGTTTCTCGATGCGATCGCCGATGAGCTGGACGCGTTGGGCGATGATTTCGTTGAACTGGTCTGCCGCGAAACGGCGCTGCCGGCGGCGCGTATCAAAGGCGAACGCGGGCGCACCAGCGGCCAGATGCGCCTGTTCGCCACCGTGTTGCGCCGTGGTGATTTCTACGGCGCGCGTATCGACAAGGCCCTGCCGGATCGCCAGCCACTGCCACGCCCGGACCTGCGCCAATACCGCATCGGCCTGGGCCCGGTCGCGGTGTTTGGCGCCAGTAACTTTCCCCTGGCATTTTCCACCGCCGGCGGCGATACCGCGGCTGCACTGGCGGCGGGTTGCCCGGTGGTATTCAAGGCCCACAGCGGGCATATGGCGACGGCGGAGCAGGTGGCCGATGCGATCATCCGCGCCGCGCAAGCCACCGAAATGCCGGCGGGCGTGTTCAACATGATCTTCGGCGGCGGCGTGGGCGAAGCGCTGGTCAAGCATCCGGCAATCCAGGCTGTCGGCTTTACCGGCTCGCTCAAGGGCGGCCGCGCGCTGTGCGACATGGCCGCAGCCCGCCCGCAACCGATCCCGGTGTTTGCCGAGATGTCCAGCATCAACCCGGTCATCGTGCTGCCACAGGCGCTGGCGGCACGCTCCGAAAGCGTTGCCCGCGACCTGACCGCCTCGGTGGTGCAGGGCTGCGGCCAATTCTGCACCAACCCCGGCCTGGTGATCGGTATCGCATCGCCGGCGTTCAGCGCATTCACGCAACAAGTCGCGCAACTGATCGGCGAGCAACCGGCGCAAACCATGCTCAACGCGGGCACCCTGGGCAGCTACGGCAAGGGCCTGGAAAAACTCCTGTCCCACCCAGGCATCAAGCATCTGGCGGGCAACCCGCAATCGGGCAACCAGGCCCAGCCGCAGTTGTTCAAGGCTGAGGTGGGCCTGTTGATCGACGGCGATGAGGTGCTGCAGGAAGAAGTGTTCGGCCCGACCACGGTGTTCGTCGAAGTCGCCGACCAGGCCCAACTCAGCGCGGCCTTGCATGGACTGCACGGGCAGTTGACCGCCACCATCATTGGCGAACCGGCCGACCTGCAACAGTTCGCCGAGCTGACGCCGCTGCTGGAGCAGAAAGTCGGGCGCATCCTGCTCAACGGCTATCCCACCGGTGTGGAAGTCTGCGATTCGATGGTGCACGGCGGGCCATACCCGGCCACCTCCGATGCCCGTGGTACCTCGGTCGGCACCTTGGCCATCGATCGTTTCCTGCGCCCGGTGTGCTTCCAGAACTACCCTGATAGCCTGCTGCCCGACGCGCTGAAAAACGCCAACCCGTTGCGTATCCAGCGGCTGGTGGATGGCGCGCCGTCTCGAGAATCGCTGTAACGCATCAGGAGGCTTCATGTCGTTGAGCGCAGTCACCCCACACCGTGCGCGGTTGGGCGAAGGGCCGTTCTGGGATATCCCGTCCCAGGCCCTGTATTGGGTGGACATCGCCGCCAGGCAGGCCCTGCGCCTGATGGACGGGCAGTTGCGCGTGTGGCAATTGCCCGAGCACGTCTCGGCGTTCATCCCCTGTGAAAGCGGGGATGCGCTGGTGACCCTGAGCAGCGGTGTGTACCGCCTGGACTTGACCACCGAAGCCCTGACCCTGCTGTGCGTAGCCGACCCGCACGCGGGCAACCGTGGCAACGAAGCGCGCTGTGATGCCCAGGGCCGGCTGTGGCTGGGCACCATGCAGAACAATATCGGGGAGCAGGGCGAAGACCTGCCCATCACCCGGCGCTCCGGTGGCCTGTTCCGTGTCGATGCCGATGCGCGGGTCACGCCGTTGCTGACCGGCCTGGGCATTCCCAACACGTTGCTTTGGAACGAGGAGGGCAGCCAGGTGCATTTCGGCGACAGCATGGACGGCACGCTCTATCAGCATTCGATCCGGTCCGACGGCCAGCTCGAACCCGCCCAGGTGTGGTTCGCACCTCACGAACGCGGCGGGCCGGACGGCTCGGCCATGGACAGCGAGGGCTACATCTGGAATGCCCGTTGGGACGGCAGCTGCCTGTTGCGCCTGACACCCTCGGGTGAAGTGGATCGCATCATCGAACTGCCCGTCAGCCGTCCCACCAGTTGCGTGTTCGGTGGGCCCGACCTCACCACGTTGTATATCACTAGCGCCGCGAGCCCCTTGGATCACCCCCTGGACGGTGCGGTGCTGGCCATAGAAGTTGATGTCCCTGGAAAACCTTGCACTCGCTTTGCCGGATAAACCCTGTAGGAGCGGGCTTGCCCGCGAAAAACGTCAACGATAACGCGTTCATCCTGGATGAACGCGGTGCTCTCAGGTTTTTCGCGAGCAAGCTCGCTCCTACAAAAAAACACAAAACAACAACAAGGAGTCACCCGCATGAATCGTCGTCCTGGTTTGCGTTCCCTGTGCTGCGCCGCTGTGGCGGTCTCGGCCATGAGCTTGAGCGGCCTGCTGCTGGCCGCTGAAGAAGTGAAGATCGGCTTTCTGGTCAAACAGGCGGAAGAACCCTGGTTTCAAACCGAATGGGCTTTTGCCGAAAAAGCCGGCAAGGAGCACGGTTTCACGGTAATCAAGATCGCCGTGCCGGACGGTGAGAAGACCCTCTCGGCCATCGACAGCCTGGCCGCCAACGGCGCCAAGGGCTTTGTGATCTGCCCGCCGGACGTATCGCTGGGCCCGGCGATTGTCGCCAAGGCCAAGGTCAACGGCTTGAAAGTCATCGCTGTGGACGACCGCTTCGTCGATGCCAAGGGCAACTTCATGGAGGACGTGCCGTACCTGGGCATGGCCGCCTTCGAAGTGGGCCAGAAGCAGGGCGCCGCGATGGCCGCCGAAGCGAAAAAACGCGGCTGGGACTGGAAGGACACTTACGCGGTGATCAACACCTTCAATGAACTGGACACCGGCAAGAAACGCACCGACGGCTCGATCAAATCCCTGGAAGAAGCCGGCATTCCCAAGGACCACATCCTCACCGCCGCGCTTAAAACCCTCGACGTTCCGGGCAGCATGGACGCCACCAACTCGGCCCTGGTCAAACTGCCCAGCGGCGCGAAAAACCTGATCATCGGCGGCATGAACGACAACACCGTGCTCGGCGGCGTACGCGCGACCGAAAGTGCCGGTTTCGCGGCGGCCAACGTGATCGGCATCGGCATCAATGGCACCGACGCCATCGGCGAATTGAAGAAAGCCAACAGCGGTTTCTTCGGCTCGATGCTGCCTAGCCCGCACATCGAGGGCTACAACACCGCACTGATGATGTACGAGTGGGTCACCAAGGGCACCGAACCGCCCAAGTACACCGCCATGGACGAAGTGACCTTGATCACCCGCGACAACTTCCAGGCCGAACTGACCAAGATCGGGCTGTGGAAATGACCGCTGCAGCCCTTCGTTTTGACGCAATCGGCAAAACCTTTCCTGGGGTCAAGGCGCTGGATGGCATCAGCTTCACCGCCCACCCCGGGCAAGTGCATGCGTTGATGGGCGAGAACGGTGCGGGTAAATCGACGCTGCTGAAGATCCTCGGCGGCGCCTATATTCCCAGCACCGGCTCGGTGCAGATCGGCGAGCAGGTAATGGCCTTCAAATGCGCCGCCGACAGCATTGCCAGCGGCGTTGCGGTGATTCACCAGGAGTTGCACCTGGTGCCGGAAATGACCGTCGCCGAGAACCTGTTCCTGGGGCATATGCCGTCGCGCTTTGGCGTGGTCAACCGCGGCCTGCTGCGCCAGCAAGCGCTGGCGTGCCTCAAGGGCCTGGCCGATGAGATCGACCCTGAAGAGAAGCTTGGTCGCCTGTCCCTGGGCCAGCGCCAATTGGTGGAAATCGCCAAGGCGCTGTCCCGTGGCGCCCATGTGATCGCTTTCGATGAGCCGACCAGCAGCCTTTCGGCCCGGGAAATCGACCGTTTGATGGCGATCATCACGCGCCTGCGCGACGAGGGCAAAGTGGTGCTCTACGTGTCGCACCGCATGGAGGAGGTGTTCCGTATCTGCAATGCGGTCACGGTGTTCAAGGATGGGCGTTTTGTGCGCACCTTCGATGACATGAGCGCGCTCAGCCATGACCAGTTGGTGACCTGCATGGTCGGCCGCGATATCCAGGACATCTACGATTACCGCCCGCGCGAGCACGGCGAAGTCGCGTTGAAGGTCGACGGCCTGCTGGGAACCGGCTTGCGCGAACCGATCAGCTTCCAGGTACGCAAAGGCGAAATTCTCGGCCTGTTCGGGCTGGTGGGGGCAGGGCGCACCGAGCTGCTGCGCTTGCTCAGTGGCCTGGAACGCGCCAGTGCGGGCAGCCTGGAACTGTGCGGCGAGCCCCTGCAGTTGCGCACGCCCCGTGATGCGATTGCCGCCGGCGTGCTGTTGTGCCCCGAGGACCGCAAGAAGGAGGGCATCATTCCGCTGTCCAGTGTTGCCGAGAACATCAACATCAGTGCCCGTGGCGCGCATTCCACGTTTGGCTGGCTGTTGCGCGACGGCTGGGAAAAAGGCAACGCCGATCACCAGATCAAGGCGATGAAGGTCAAGACCCCGAACGCGGCGCAGAAGATCATGTACTTGTCCGGAGGCAACCAGCAAAAGGCCATTCTTGGCCGCTGGCTGTCGATGCCGATGAAGGTGCTGCTGCTGGACGAACCGACCCGTGGCATCGATATCGGCGCCAAGGCCGAGATCTACCAGATCATCCATAACCTCGCGGCGCAAGGCATTGCGGTGATCGTGGTGTCCAGCGACCTGATGGAAGTCATGGGCATTTCCGACCGCATCTTGGTGCTGTGCGAAGGCGCCATGCGCGGTGAACAACTGCGCGCACACGCGACTGAATCCAACCTGCTGCAGCTGGCCTTGCCGCGCGGCGTGGCGAACTGAGAGACGACCATGACCATTCAAAACAACGCGTTGCCTTCGGCACGCAAACCCCTCGATATGCGCGCGTTGCTCGACAACTGGGCGATGCTGCTGGCGGCGGTGGGCATCTTTGTCCTGTGCGCCTTGCTGGTCGATAACTTCCTCTCGCCGCTGAACATGCGCGGGCTGGGCCTGGCGATTTCCACCGTGGGGATTGCGGCGTGCACCATGCTGTTCTGCCTGGCTTCCGGGCACTTCGACCTGTCGGTGGGTTCGGTGATTGCCTGCGCCGGTGTGGTGGCAGCGATCGTGATGCGCGATACCGACAGCGTGATGCTGGGCATCGGCGCGGCGCTGTTGATGGGCCTGATGGTGGGGCTGATCAACGGCATCGTGATTGCCAAGCTGCGGGTCAACGCATTGATCACCACCCTGGCGACCATGCAGATCGTGCGCGGCCTGGCCTATATCTTTGCCGACGGCAAAGCGGTGGGCGTGTCCCAGGATCAATTCTTCGTGTTCGGCAACGGCCAACTGTTCGGCGTGCCGGTGCCGATCCTGATCACCATCGTGTGCTTCCTGTTCTTCGGCTGGTTGCTCAACTACACCACCTACGGGCGCAACACCATGGCCATCGGCGGCAACCCGGAAGCGGCATTACTGGCGGGTGTCAATGTCGATCGCACCAAGATCCTGATCTTCGCCGTGCACGGCCTGATCGGCGCGTTGGCCGGGGTGATCCTCGCCTCGCGCATGACTTCCGGCCAACCGATGATCGGCCAGGGTTTCGAACTGACGGTGATCTCGGCCTGTGTGCTGGGTGGGGTGTCGTTGAGTGGCGGGATTGGCATGATCCGGCATGTGATTGCCGGCGTGTTGATCCTGGCGATCATCGAGAATGCGATGAACCTGAAGAACATTGATACCTTCTACCAGTACGTGATCCGCGGTTCCATCCTGCTGCTGGCGGTGGTCATCGACCGCATGAAACAACGCTGAACCCAAGTCATCTGGAGATCAAATGTGGGAGGGGGCTTGCCCCCGATGAGGGCGTGTCAGTACATGCATCTGTAACTGACACACCGCTATCGGGAGCAAGCCCCCTCCCACAGTGTCAGTTAGCGGAGAACTTGAAGACGGTGTTCTGGGTGTAGGTCTGCCCGGGATTCAGGCGGGTTGAGGCAAAGGTGGGCTGGTTAGGCGCATCCGGAAAATGCTGGGTCTCCAAGGTGAACCCACTCCAGTGCTGATAGGTCTTGCCGCCCTTGCCCTTCACCGAACCGTCCAGGAAGTTACTGGTGTAGAACTGCACGCCCGGTTCGCTGGTGTAGAGCTGCAAACGGCGGCCCGACTCGGGGTCATGCACGTCGGCTGCGAGCTGTTTCACATCGCCCTTGGTGTCCAGCGCCCAGTTGAAGTCGAACCCGCCCTGTTTCGGCTCGGCAAACTTGAGTTGCGGATGGTCGGCCTTGATGTGCTGACC
This region of Pseudomonas sp. MUP55 genomic DNA includes:
- a CDS encoding MFS transporter, whose protein sequence is MSQELRLIRRITLKLIPFLILLYLIAYVDRSAVGFAKLHMGADVGIGDAAYGLGAGLFFIGYFLFEIPSNLMLDRFGARRWFARIMITWGTITIGMAFVQGPHSFYVMRFLLGAAEAGFFPGVLYYITQWFPVRHRGKILGLFILSQPIAMMITGPVSGGLLGLDGTLGLHGWQWLFIVIGTPAILLTWPVLRYLPDGPKQVNWMSEDEKAWLTGELNKDLQAYGQTRHGNPLHALKDKRVLLLALFYLPVTLSIYGLGLWLPTLIKQFGGSDLTTGFISAVPYIFGIIGLLIIPRSSDRLNDRYGHLAVLYVLGAIGLFSSAWLNAPVLQMAALCLAAFAMFSCTAVFWTLPGRFFAGASAAAGIALINSVGNLGGYIGPFVIGALKEYTGNLASGLYFLSGVMLFGLVLTLVVYHLLERKHVLPADQFAASARGATRT
- the araD1 gene encoding AraD1 family protein, giving the protein MRLVQFELPNGERRVGVVQGTQLREVQAARSVRELALAAIEAGVGLEQQVNSLGLGDSHDYAALLADLKVLPPLDHPDPAHMLISGTGLTHLGSASARDKMHQAGDDTALTDTMRIFKWGVEGGKPAAGQAGVQPEWFYKGDGSTVVRPGAAFPVPPFAEDAGEEPEIGGLYVIGPDSKPYRVGFAVGNEFSDHVMERKNYLYLAHSKLRSCSYGPELRVGELPQHLAGTSRILRNGEEIWRNEFLSGEANMCHSLENLEYHHFKYRQFLKPGDVHIHFFGTATLSFADGIRTQAGDVFEITQAEFGAPLVNRVGSSDAAFEPGNVITL
- a CDS encoding aldehyde dehydrogenase (NADP(+)); the protein is MPQFLGHNYIGGQRSANGSITLQSVYAATGEALPQNFYQATPQEVDAAAKAAAAAYPAYRALSAARRAQFLDAIADELDALGDDFVELVCRETALPAARIKGERGRTSGQMRLFATVLRRGDFYGARIDKALPDRQPLPRPDLRQYRIGLGPVAVFGASNFPLAFSTAGGDTAAALAAGCPVVFKAHSGHMATAEQVADAIIRAAQATEMPAGVFNMIFGGGVGEALVKHPAIQAVGFTGSLKGGRALCDMAAARPQPIPVFAEMSSINPVIVLPQALAARSESVARDLTASVVQGCGQFCTNPGLVIGIASPAFSAFTQQVAQLIGEQPAQTMLNAGTLGSYGKGLEKLLSHPGIKHLAGNPQSGNQAQPQLFKAEVGLLIDGDEVLQEEVFGPTTVFVEVADQAQLSAALHGLHGQLTATIIGEPADLQQFAELTPLLEQKVGRILLNGYPTGVEVCDSMVHGGPYPATSDARGTSVGTLAIDRFLRPVCFQNYPDSLLPDALKNANPLRIQRLVDGAPSRESL
- a CDS encoding SMP-30/gluconolactonase/LRE family protein → MSLSAVTPHRARLGEGPFWDIPSQALYWVDIAARQALRLMDGQLRVWQLPEHVSAFIPCESGDALVTLSSGVYRLDLTTEALTLLCVADPHAGNRGNEARCDAQGRLWLGTMQNNIGEQGEDLPITRRSGGLFRVDADARVTPLLTGLGIPNTLLWNEEGSQVHFGDSMDGTLYQHSIRSDGQLEPAQVWFAPHERGGPDGSAMDSEGYIWNARWDGSCLLRLTPSGEVDRIIELPVSRPTSCVFGGPDLTTLYITSAASPLDHPLDGAVLAIEVDVPGKPCTRFAG
- a CDS encoding substrate-binding domain-containing protein; the protein is MNRRPGLRSLCCAAVAVSAMSLSGLLLAAEEVKIGFLVKQAEEPWFQTEWAFAEKAGKEHGFTVIKIAVPDGEKTLSAIDSLAANGAKGFVICPPDVSLGPAIVAKAKVNGLKVIAVDDRFVDAKGNFMEDVPYLGMAAFEVGQKQGAAMAAEAKKRGWDWKDTYAVINTFNELDTGKKRTDGSIKSLEEAGIPKDHILTAALKTLDVPGSMDATNSALVKLPSGAKNLIIGGMNDNTVLGGVRATESAGFAAANVIGIGINGTDAIGELKKANSGFFGSMLPSPHIEGYNTALMMYEWVTKGTEPPKYTAMDEVTLITRDNFQAELTKIGLWK
- the araG gene encoding L-arabinose ABC transporter ATP-binding protein AraG, whose translation is MTAAALRFDAIGKTFPGVKALDGISFTAHPGQVHALMGENGAGKSTLLKILGGAYIPSTGSVQIGEQVMAFKCAADSIASGVAVIHQELHLVPEMTVAENLFLGHMPSRFGVVNRGLLRQQALACLKGLADEIDPEEKLGRLSLGQRQLVEIAKALSRGAHVIAFDEPTSSLSAREIDRLMAIITRLRDEGKVVLYVSHRMEEVFRICNAVTVFKDGRFVRTFDDMSALSHDQLVTCMVGRDIQDIYDYRPREHGEVALKVDGLLGTGLREPISFQVRKGEILGLFGLVGAGRTELLRLLSGLERASAGSLELCGEPLQLRTPRDAIAAGVLLCPEDRKKEGIIPLSSVAENINISARGAHSTFGWLLRDGWEKGNADHQIKAMKVKTPNAAQKIMYLSGGNQQKAILGRWLSMPMKVLLLDEPTRGIDIGAKAEIYQIIHNLAAQGIAVIVVSSDLMEVMGISDRILVLCEGAMRGEQLRAHATESNLLQLALPRGVAN
- the araH gene encoding L-arabinose ABC transporter permease AraH codes for the protein MTIQNNALPSARKPLDMRALLDNWAMLLAAVGIFVLCALLVDNFLSPLNMRGLGLAISTVGIAACTMLFCLASGHFDLSVGSVIACAGVVAAIVMRDTDSVMLGIGAALLMGLMVGLINGIVIAKLRVNALITTLATMQIVRGLAYIFADGKAVGVSQDQFFVFGNGQLFGVPVPILITIVCFLFFGWLLNYTTYGRNTMAIGGNPEAALLAGVNVDRTKILIFAVHGLIGALAGVILASRMTSGQPMIGQGFELTVISACVLGGVSLSGGIGMIRHVIAGVLILAIIENAMNLKNIDTFYQYVIRGSILLLAVVIDRMKQR